A window from Chroicocephalus ridibundus chromosome 11, bChrRid1.1, whole genome shotgun sequence encodes these proteins:
- the RNF14 gene encoding E3 ubiquitin-protein ligase RNF14 isoform X2, translating to MQFLKEETLSYLNISSPYELKMCHQGSGQSRTPLVPLAAEKDCGGAAGSAAAEEEIIDARAVRDVESLSSLIREILDFDQAQRRKSFNSKMYLCNICFCEKLGSECMYFTECSHVYCKACLKDYFEIQIRDGQVHCLNCPEPKCSSVATPGQVKELVGEQLFARYDRLLLQSSLDLMADVVYCPRPGCQTPVMQEPGCTMGICSCCNYAFCTLCKMTYHGVSPCKVTAEKLMDLRNEYLEADEATKRFLEQRYGKRVIQKALEEMESKEWLEKNSKSCPCCGTHIEKLDGCNKMTCTGCMQYFCWLCMGSLSRMNPYRHFNDPSSPCFNRLFQAMHIDGEFWEAEDED from the exons ATGcagtttctgaaggaagaaacacTGAGTTACTTGAATATTTCCTCCCCCTATGAGCTAAAAATGTGCCATCAAGGGAGTGGGCAGAGCAGGACACCTTTGGTCCCTCTTGCTGCCGAGAAGGATTGTGGTGGTGCAGCgggctctgcagcagctgaagaagaaaTCATCGATGCAAGAGCTGTACGGGATGTGGAGTCGTTGTCGAGTCTGATTAGGGAAATCTTGGACTTTGATCAGGCTCAGAGGAGGAAGAGCTTTAACAGTAAGATGTACTTGTGCAATAtctgcttctgtgagaagctgggCAGTGAATGTATGTACTTCACCGAGTGCAGCCATGTGTACTGCAAAGCATGCCTGAAGGACTACTTTGAAATTCAGATCAGGGATGGGCAGGTCCATTGTCTCAACTGTCCAGAACCGAAGTGTTCTTCTGTTGCTACTCCTGGCCAG GTTAAGGAGTTGGTTGGAGAGCAGCTGTTTGCACGCTATGACCGCCTGCTTCTGCAGTCCAGCTTGGACCTGATGGCGGATGTGGTGTATTGCCCTCGCCCGGGCTGTCAGACGCCCGTCATGCAAGAACCAGGTTGCACCATGGGCATATGTTCCTGTTGTAACTACGCTTTTTGTACTCTCTGTAAAATGACTTACCATGGGGTCTCTCCGTGCAAAGTTACTGCTG AGAAATTAATGGATTTGCGAAATGAATATTTAGAAGCAGACGAGGCAACTAAACGATTTTTGGAACAACGCTACGGCAAACGAGTGATTCAGAAAGCTCTTGAGGAGATGGAGAGTAAAGAATGGCTAGAAAAGAACTCCAAGTCTTGTCCTTGCTGTGGCACTCACATAGAG AAACTAGATGGCTGTAACAAAATGACGTGTACTGGCTGCATGCAGTATTTCTGCTGGCTCTGCATGGGTTCTCTGTCGAGGATGAACCCATACAGACACTTCAATGATCCATCTTCCCCGTGCTTTAATAG ATTGTTTCAAGCCATGCATATTGATGGTGAGTTCTGGGAAGCTGAAGATGAAGACTAG
- the RNF14 gene encoding E3 ubiquitin-protein ligase RNF14 isoform X1: protein MSSEDKEAQEDELLALASIYDEDEFKRAESAQGGETRICLELPQNFKIFVSDSGNSTESLQNSGFEYTVCFLPPLVLNFELPPDYPSTSPPLFTLSGKWLSRAQLSALCKHLDNVWEENRGCVVLFAWMQFLKEETLSYLNISSPYELKMCHQGSGQSRTPLVPLAAEKDCGGAAGSAAAEEEIIDARAVRDVESLSSLIREILDFDQAQRRKSFNSKMYLCNICFCEKLGSECMYFTECSHVYCKACLKDYFEIQIRDGQVHCLNCPEPKCSSVATPGQVKELVGEQLFARYDRLLLQSSLDLMADVVYCPRPGCQTPVMQEPGCTMGICSCCNYAFCTLCKMTYHGVSPCKVTAEKLMDLRNEYLEADEATKRFLEQRYGKRVIQKALEEMESKEWLEKNSKSCPCCGTHIEKLDGCNKMTCTGCMQYFCWLCMGSLSRMNPYRHFNDPSSPCFNRLFQAMHIDGEFWEAEDED, encoded by the exons ATGTCTTCAGAAGACAAAGAAGCTCAGGAGGATGAGCTGCTGGCTTTGGCGAGTATTTATGATGAAGATGAGTTTAAGAGAGCCGAGTCAGCCCAAGGAGGAGAAACAAGAATTTGTCTGGAGTTGCCCCAAAACTTCAAAATTTTTGTGAGTG ATTCAGGCAATTCCACAGAAAGCCTCCAGAACAGCGGGTTTGAATACACCGTGTGCTTTCTGCCTCCCCTCGTGCTGAATTTTGAACTCCCGCCAGACTACCCCTCAACTTCCCCGCCACTCTTTACCCTCAGTGGCAAATGGCTCTCCCGGGCCCAG ctcagtgcTCTTTGCAAACACTTAGACAACGTATGGGAAGAGAATCGAGGCTGTGTGGTCTTATTTGCCTGGATGcagtttctgaaggaagaaacacTGAGTTACTTGAATATTTCCTCCCCCTATGAGCTAAAAATGTGCCATCAAGGGAGTGGGCAGAGCAGGACACCTTTGGTCCCTCTTGCTGCCGAGAAGGATTGTGGTGGTGCAGCgggctctgcagcagctgaagaagaaaTCATCGATGCAAGAGCTGTACGGGATGTGGAGTCGTTGTCGAGTCTGATTAGGGAAATCTTGGACTTTGATCAGGCTCAGAGGAGGAAGAGCTTTAACAGTAAGATGTACTTGTGCAATAtctgcttctgtgagaagctgggCAGTGAATGTATGTACTTCACCGAGTGCAGCCATGTGTACTGCAAAGCATGCCTGAAGGACTACTTTGAAATTCAGATCAGGGATGGGCAGGTCCATTGTCTCAACTGTCCAGAACCGAAGTGTTCTTCTGTTGCTACTCCTGGCCAG GTTAAGGAGTTGGTTGGAGAGCAGCTGTTTGCACGCTATGACCGCCTGCTTCTGCAGTCCAGCTTGGACCTGATGGCGGATGTGGTGTATTGCCCTCGCCCGGGCTGTCAGACGCCCGTCATGCAAGAACCAGGTTGCACCATGGGCATATGTTCCTGTTGTAACTACGCTTTTTGTACTCTCTGTAAAATGACTTACCATGGGGTCTCTCCGTGCAAAGTTACTGCTG AGAAATTAATGGATTTGCGAAATGAATATTTAGAAGCAGACGAGGCAACTAAACGATTTTTGGAACAACGCTACGGCAAACGAGTGATTCAGAAAGCTCTTGAGGAGATGGAGAGTAAAGAATGGCTAGAAAAGAACTCCAAGTCTTGTCCTTGCTGTGGCACTCACATAGAG AAACTAGATGGCTGTAACAAAATGACGTGTACTGGCTGCATGCAGTATTTCTGCTGGCTCTGCATGGGTTCTCTGTCGAGGATGAACCCATACAGACACTTCAATGATCCATCTTCCCCGTGCTTTAATAG ATTGTTTCAAGCCATGCATATTGATGGTGAGTTCTGGGAAGCTGAAGATGAAGACTAG